Proteins encoded in a region of the Streptomyces sp. PCS3-D2 genome:
- a CDS encoding SpoIIE family protein phosphatase — protein MEQVEALMADVVRETGASAGLLYLLPPGGRLLWLTLLSGVSRQIAAPWSRSSVDAATPVTDAMRQRRPIWLESGEQVARRYPQLGIVLPYDFALAAVPFLSGTRAWGGLALVWPVEQPPHLSSRLRATVTACCRRTALVLERAAAQGDPLLPPEEPRYLPAPPEAADPDRAAAALGFTERLPLGCCALDLEGRLTFLNSAGADLVGADAASLRGLRPWEAVPWLHVPVSEESYRAAVVTRRPTSFTAVRPPDRPLLFQLYPDDSGISVHITPAPRRTAASPAPPSDESLGALGLYHLTHLAAALAEAASVSDVTDAAADQIVPAFGPQGLVLMVVEDGRLHVIGRRGYSTEFVDRLDGTPLDSRTPTAYARATGEPLFFPDFADFRRAYPGAPRHDARNAWAFLPLTASGRNTGCLVLSYDQPRPFPPAERALLASLAGLIAQALDRARLYDAQHTLAHTLQTGLLPPALPRVPGLGVAARYQSARHGMDIGGDFYDLIHTPTATTAAIGDVQGHNTAAAALMGQVRTAVHAHAAAGASPGELLARTNRLLTDLDAGLFTSCLVVRLDLAHQRARLATAGHPSPLLRHPDGHTEVLNLDPGLLLGIDPDADYPTTDIPLPPGAVLLLYTDGLVEVPGTDIDDTTEALARHLARTPVHHLDDLAQSLLRHAGHPARNHDDIALLLIRPDP, from the coding sequence ATGGAGCAGGTGGAAGCCCTCATGGCCGACGTGGTGCGCGAGACCGGCGCATCGGCCGGCCTGCTGTACCTCCTGCCGCCCGGCGGCCGGCTGCTGTGGCTCACCCTGCTGTCCGGTGTGTCCCGGCAGATCGCCGCGCCCTGGTCCCGCTCCTCGGTCGACGCCGCCACCCCGGTCACGGACGCCATGCGCCAACGCCGTCCGATCTGGCTGGAGAGCGGCGAGCAGGTGGCGCGCCGTTACCCGCAACTGGGCATCGTCCTCCCCTACGACTTCGCGCTCGCCGCGGTTCCCTTCCTCAGCGGCACTCGGGCGTGGGGCGGCCTCGCGCTGGTGTGGCCCGTCGAACAGCCTCCGCACCTGAGCAGCCGCCTGCGCGCGACCGTCACCGCGTGCTGCCGGCGCACGGCACTCGTCCTGGAGCGGGCCGCCGCCCAGGGGGACCCGCTGCTGCCTCCCGAGGAACCCCGCTACCTTCCGGCACCGCCCGAGGCGGCCGACCCCGACCGGGCCGCGGCCGCACTCGGGTTCACCGAACGCCTGCCCCTCGGCTGCTGCGCACTGGACCTGGAGGGCCGGCTCACCTTCCTCAACTCCGCGGGCGCCGATCTGGTGGGCGCCGATGCCGCCTCCCTCAGGGGGCTCCGGCCGTGGGAAGCAGTGCCGTGGCTGCACGTACCGGTCAGCGAGGAGAGCTACCGCGCGGCGGTGGTCACCCGCCGGCCCACCTCGTTCACCGCGGTGCGCCCCCCGGACCGGCCCCTGCTCTTCCAGCTCTACCCCGACGACAGCGGCATCAGCGTCCACATCACACCCGCCCCGCGGCGGACGGCCGCCTCACCGGCCCCGCCGTCCGACGAGTCGCTCGGCGCCCTCGGGCTGTACCACCTCACCCACCTGGCGGCCGCCCTCGCCGAGGCCGCCAGCGTCAGTGACGTGACCGACGCGGCCGCCGACCAGATCGTGCCCGCCTTCGGCCCGCAGGGCCTGGTCCTCATGGTCGTCGAGGACGGCCGCCTGCACGTCATCGGCCGGCGCGGCTACAGCACGGAGTTCGTCGACCGCCTCGACGGCACGCCCCTGGACTCCCGTACCCCGACGGCGTACGCGCGGGCCACGGGCGAGCCGCTCTTCTTCCCGGACTTCGCCGACTTCCGGCGCGCCTACCCCGGCGCACCCCGCCACGACGCCAGGAACGCATGGGCCTTCCTGCCGCTGACCGCCTCCGGCCGCAACACCGGATGCCTCGTGCTCTCCTATGACCAGCCCCGCCCCTTCCCGCCGGCCGAACGCGCCCTCCTCGCCTCCCTCGCCGGACTGATCGCCCAGGCCCTGGACCGCGCCCGCCTGTACGACGCCCAGCACACCCTCGCCCACACCCTGCAGACCGGCCTGCTTCCCCCCGCGCTGCCCCGGGTCCCCGGCCTCGGCGTCGCCGCCCGCTACCAGTCCGCCCGCCACGGCATGGACATCGGCGGCGACTTCTACGACCTGATCCACACGCCCACCGCCACCACGGCGGCGATCGGCGACGTCCAGGGCCACAACACCGCCGCCGCCGCGCTGATGGGGCAGGTCCGCACCGCCGTCCACGCCCACGCCGCCGCCGGCGCCTCACCCGGAGAACTCCTCGCCCGCACCAACCGCCTCCTGACCGACCTCGACGCGGGACTGTTCACCAGCTGCCTGGTCGTCCGGCTCGACCTCGCCCACCAGCGCGCCCGGCTCGCCACCGCCGGACACCCCTCACCGCTGCTGCGCCACCCGGACGGACACACCGAAGTCCTGAACCTGGACCCCGGACTCCTGCTGGGCATCGACCCCGACGCCGACTACCCCACCACCGACATCCCGCTCCCGCCCGGCGCCGTGCTCCTGCTGTACACCGACGGGCTCGTGGAGGTCCCCGGCACCGACATCGACGACACCACCGAAGCCCTCGCCCGACACCTCGCCCGGACCCCGGTCCACCACCTCGACGACCTCGCCCAGAGCCTCCTGCGCCACGCCGGGCACCCCGCCCGCAACCACGACGACATCGCCCTGCTGCTCATCCGCCCCGACCCGTGA
- a CDS encoding VOC family protein has translation MARDVGAAQAFYSAVLGWRFGGDRLGEGFAVGFSDGIPVAGLGSVPAGVTVPVTWTPYFAVDDADVTASRILERSGTVAVGPLAFGTGRAALAADLDGAVFGIWQGDAIPDWGMGGEAAPAWLELRTRNAFDAAIFYGEVLEWAGAHTGCCEVAYVEEDNRILLRHAGRTVARLHGGTLAQAPDPHLRPHWHVHFRVPDPETAVKAATSLGGSTVSVADAGPGPHEITLRDPEGALFGIVGPDVAVPF, from the coding sequence ATGGCCCGCGACGTCGGTGCCGCACAGGCCTTCTACAGCGCCGTCCTCGGCTGGCGGTTCGGCGGCGACCGGCTCGGCGAGGGCTTCGCCGTCGGGTTCAGTGACGGGATCCCGGTGGCCGGACTCGGTTCGGTGCCCGCCGGTGTCACGGTCCCCGTCACCTGGACCCCGTACTTCGCCGTCGACGACGCCGACGTCACCGCCTCGCGCATCCTCGAACGCAGCGGGACCGTCGCCGTCGGCCCCCTCGCCTTCGGTACGGGACGCGCGGCGCTCGCCGCCGACCTCGACGGCGCGGTCTTCGGGATCTGGCAGGGCGACGCCATCCCCGACTGGGGCATGGGCGGGGAGGCCGCGCCCGCCTGGCTCGAACTGCGCACCAGGAACGCCTTCGACGCCGCGATCTTCTACGGCGAGGTCCTGGAATGGGCCGGTGCCCACACCGGGTGCTGCGAGGTCGCCTACGTGGAGGAGGACAACCGCATCCTGCTCCGCCACGCGGGCCGCACGGTGGCCCGCCTGCACGGCGGAACGCTCGCCCAGGCACCCGACCCGCACCTGCGGCCGCACTGGCACGTCCACTTCCGGGTGCCCGACCCGGAGACCGCGGTGAAGGCGGCGACCTCCCTGGGCGGCAGCACCGTCTCGGTGGCGGACGCCGGTCCCGGCCCGCACGAGATCACCCTGAGGGACCCGGAGGGCGCGCTGTTCGGGATCGTCGGGCCGGACGTCGCCGTCCCCTTCTGA
- a CDS encoding sigma-70 family RNA polymerase sigma factor, with product MTEHAGLSVAERSDEELAESIRGGAEERAMAELYARHRSAVLAYARTCCRDAHTAEDLAAEAFAKTLEAVRSGGGPTGPWRPYLLTVVRRTAMAWADTARRAELTEDVERWEQAVPHTGGGEEFALRGEEDDLVLRGFRALPERWQAVLWHTLVEEESAQRVGAMMGLSASGVWSLAERAREGLREAYLSEHAHGPRASHECRRHSPLMAAAVRRGRRTAGRRLDRHLGDCGSCRKAFHDLTEINSRLRVVLPGAVLLWGAEKYLSSYAVTAAAAGGAGAAAGGSGAAAGGSGAAAGLPAAKLVAVSLAAATAIGALAYVVVPEGADTRRAAPPVVRETSGPSLPTGTAGPAATPEATRSPAPGSSPSAVPSIPLARTAQAAAAVVAPAGPGERTRLRIDATGMCMEIPGGSGQAGVQPREAACTGAAYQEWDVIAQEKRRRVMLRNGGTGMCLTHTGSTASGAPVRQALCDATNPLQVWSINRHDDKGTAGIFTSDNMYLGLKQWAPAARGEAHDPLIATSPHYYLSPSLHFRTDW from the coding sequence ATGACTGAGCACGCGGGGCTGTCCGTCGCCGAGCGGTCGGACGAGGAACTGGCGGAGTCGATACGCGGCGGTGCGGAGGAACGGGCGATGGCGGAGCTGTACGCCCGCCATCGGTCCGCCGTGCTGGCGTACGCGCGCACCTGCTGCCGCGACGCGCACACCGCCGAGGACCTTGCGGCCGAGGCGTTCGCGAAGACGCTGGAGGCGGTGCGGTCGGGCGGGGGGCCGACGGGGCCCTGGCGGCCGTATCTGCTGACCGTCGTCCGGCGTACGGCCATGGCCTGGGCCGACACGGCCCGTCGGGCCGAGCTGACCGAGGACGTCGAACGCTGGGAGCAGGCCGTACCGCACACCGGGGGCGGTGAGGAGTTCGCCCTGCGCGGTGAGGAGGACGACCTGGTCCTGCGCGGCTTCCGCGCGCTGCCCGAACGCTGGCAGGCCGTGCTGTGGCACACGCTGGTGGAGGAGGAGAGCGCCCAGCGGGTCGGCGCCATGATGGGCCTGAGCGCCAGTGGCGTGTGGTCCCTTGCGGAGCGGGCCCGGGAGGGGCTGCGCGAGGCCTACCTCTCGGAGCACGCCCACGGCCCCCGGGCATCGCACGAATGCCGCCGTCACAGCCCCTTGATGGCCGCGGCGGTGCGCCGGGGCCGACGCACCGCCGGGCGACGACTGGACCGCCACCTGGGCGACTGCGGTTCCTGCCGCAAGGCGTTCCACGACCTGACGGAGATCAACTCCCGGCTGCGCGTGGTGCTGCCCGGCGCCGTGCTGCTGTGGGGCGCCGAGAAGTACCTCTCCTCGTACGCCGTCACGGCCGCCGCCGCGGGAGGTGCGGGCGCGGCCGCCGGTGGCTCGGGCGCGGCTGCCGGTGGCTCGGGCGCGGCCGCCGGACTCCCCGCCGCGAAGCTCGTCGCCGTTTCACTGGCGGCCGCGACGGCGATCGGCGCCCTGGCCTACGTCGTCGTCCCGGAAGGGGCCGACACCAGGAGGGCCGCTCCGCCGGTCGTCCGCGAGACGTCCGGGCCGTCGCTGCCAACGGGGACGGCGGGACCCGCCGCCACTCCCGAGGCCACCCGCAGCCCCGCCCCCGGCTCCTCCCCCTCGGCGGTGCCGAGCATCCCCCTCGCGCGGACCGCACAGGCCGCCGCCGCCGTCGTCGCGCCCGCCGGCCCCGGCGAACGCACCCGGCTGCGGATCGACGCGACGGGGATGTGCATGGAGATCCCGGGGGGCAGCGGGCAGGCGGGAGTACAGCCGCGGGAGGCGGCGTGCACGGGCGCCGCGTACCAGGAGTGGGACGTGATCGCGCAGGAGAAGCGCCGTCGGGTGATGCTGCGCAACGGGGGCACCGGCATGTGCCTGACCCACACCGGCAGCACCGCGAGCGGCGCGCCGGTGCGGCAGGCCCTCTGCGACGCCACCAACCCGCTGCAGGTCTGGAGCATCAACCGGCACGACGACAAGGGCACCGCGGGCATCTTCACCAGCGACAACATGTACCTCGGCCTCAAGCAGTGGGCTCCCGCCGCCCGG